GCCGTGCTGGAGGGTCGTGATCGTCTCACCGTCGAACACCGCCGCGCGTTCGATGGCGGGGATGCCCGGGCCGTCGTCGGTGACTTTGAGAAGGACCTCGTCGCCCTCCTCCTCGACGACCAGCCGGACGGCGGTTCCCTCGGGCGTGTGTTCGACAGCGTTCTCGACGAGGTTGTCGAGCGCGTCGTACAGCCCCGGTCCGCCAGGGACCGCCACCGACGGCCGTATCGACGGGTGGACGGTGACCGTCTCCGGGTAGTCCTCTGTCACACTCCGGGCCAGCGAACCCGGATCGATCGGCCGTTCCGTCGTGTTCTCCAGGGCCGACTCGACCTCCTTGGCCTGCTGGCTGACCGCGTCGAGACGACCCGCAGCGTCCAGAATCCGCTCTGTCATCGTGATCGTGTACGAGTCCGTGGCGGCCGAGTTGAGATGTTGTGCCGCGCCGATGACCACAGAGAGGTCGTTCCGGAGGTTGTGTCGTAACACACGGTGGAGGACCCGAAGGCGCTGCTGGCGACGACGGTCCTCGGTGACGTCGGTGTAGATGGCAAAGCCGTACTGCCGACCGTCGTCGGCCTGATAGGGGACACTGTGGTAGTCGAACTCGCGCCACCCGTCGACGGTCTTCCGGGCGACGATGGCGTGGTTGGCCTTCCCGTCGGCGGTTCGCTGGTCGTAGTCCATCGCCTCCTCGTCTTTCTGTTCGGGGACGATGAACTCGTTGAGCGATTCGCCGACGATATCGGCCGGATCGTACCCGAACGTCTCCGCAAACGGCGTGTTGACCGCGTGGACGAGGGGCTCCCGATCGACGATCTCGAAGGCGACCGCCGGGTCCTGGATGAGGTCGAACAGGCGGTCGAACCGGTCGTGGACGCTCGTCGACCGGTGGACCGAGCAGACGACCGCGCCGTCGGCGGCGGTAAGCTCGATCGTCGCCGGGACCTGCCGGTCGCCGAGATCGAACACGACTTGACAACGCCCGGTCTGTCGGTCGTCGGTCTCTTGGACGGCACGGAGTTCGCGCATGACCGTCTCGGCGTCGTCGGCCGGGAGCAGCGACGTGAGTTGCCTTCCTTGGAGGGCACCGGGTGCCATCGACAGCAGCGTCGCGAACTCCTCGGTGACGAACGAGAGCCGTCCGTCCCGGTCGATTCCGAACATCAGCGGGCCGTGACCCGAAGGAGCGGCGCTTCCGATAGTTCGGGTATCGGCCGCCGGACACCGGTCGTCCCCGTCGGTGACGCGAGGAGTTCGGCGGTCGTGTCGGCGACGGTGTTGCGTCCTGTCTCCCGAGCGTCGAAGACCCCGTCGTCGTTCTCGTAGCGAACTTCCCGGGCGGTCCGCTCGCCGACGGCGGCCGATGTCGCCTGGACGACGGCGAGTGCTCCCCGGGCGTTCGCGATACGCCGGTCTCCGGTCGTCACCTCCGGAACTGCTGGTTCGTTGTCTACGGGCATGGTCACAGAATGAGGTAACATATAGGCAGGTATTCAGGTAGTTCCACGACGATCGTCCGATAGGTCCGTTGGTACAGTAGACTTGTTCGAACGAGTCCTCATAACCTTGGTGTCGGTGACAACACCCGCCACAGCGGCGCGCGCGCAAGCATTTCGGGGTGGTATCGGCCCGACCGGACGATTCGACAGTCGACATTCGTCCAGAATGCTCGCAGACGAATGCGTTATTTCTTGACGGAGAACAACCTTATATCGATAATATTGTTCTGCAATTCGGACGATCGTCTACTGTATCCCCCAAATACCCACGTTCATAAACCAAACCCTTATGTAGTCGACTCACAAGAGACTTCTCCGTGAACGAAGTGGATAAAGTTGGGCCAGATGGCGATAGAGTTGGACGTTCAAACTAAACTGCGAACCAAACTGAAACAGGTGAACACAAACAATGGTACTTGCACCACTCCAGGTAACGGCTGACGCACTCAATTACACGTGGATCCTCGTGGTATCGTTCCTGATCTTCTTCATGCACGCCGGCTTCGCCATGCTCGAGGCGGGGCAGGTGCGCTCGAAGAACGTCGCGAACCAGCTGACGAAGAACCTCCTGACCTGGTCGGTCGGGGTGACAGTGTTCTTCGCGATCGGCTCCGGCATCGCCTCACTGGCCGGTGGCGGCGGCTTCTCGGCCGCCTTCATGACCACCGGAACGGGCTGGATCGACTGGCTCTACGGCGCAGTGTTCGCGATGACCGCCGCGACCATCGTCTCCGGGGCCGTGGCCGGTCGCGCGAAACTCCGTGCGTACATGACCTACACCTTCCTGCTGGCCGCAGTCATCTACCCGGTCGTCATCGCGATGACCTGGAGTTCGACTGGCCCGGGACTGGTCGAAGTCATCACCGGCACCGCCTTCACTGACTTCGCGGGCGGGATGATCGTCCACGGGATGGGCGGCATCGCCGGCCTGACCGCGGCGGCCATCCTCGGCCCCCGGATGGGACGGTTCAACGAGGACGGCTCCGCGAACGTCATCCCCGGTCACTCGATGACCTTCGCCGTGCTCGGGACGTTGATCCTGGCCTTCGGCTGGTACGGCTTCAACGTCGGTACCTCGGCGATCATCGGTGACGCGTTCCTGGGCGAACAGCTCGGTCGCGTCGCGATGACGACAACCATCTCGATGGCGATGGGTGCCATCGGCGCCGCGGGCGTCGCGTGGTTCAAGACGGGCAAAGTCGACACGCTGTACGTCGCAAACGGCCTGCTGGCCGGCCTCGTCGGTATCACGGCGATCCCCCACACCACGGCGTGGTGGGGCGCGTTCGTCGTCGGTATCCTCTCGGGCGCTCAGCTCCCGATCGTCTTCAACTTCGTCGAACGGACGCTCAACATCGACGACGTGTGTGCGGTCTTCCCAGTCCACGGCAGTGCGGGCGTGCTCGGGACGCTGCTGTACCCGTTCGTGGCCGCCGGTAGTGTCGCGATCGTCCCCGCGTTCATCGCACAGTTCGTCGGTGTCGTCATCATCGGTGGCTGGACGCTGACCGCGACGGCCGTGATCTGGTTCGTCCTGAAGTCGGTCGGGCAGGCACGCGTCACGCCCGAACACGAACAGGAAGGGCTGGACGTCAGCGAACACGGCGTCGAGACCTACCCCGAGTTCGGTAGTGACGGTGTCGTCGCGGACGGTGGCAACGTGAGTGAAATGATCCGCAGCGACGGAGGTTCCAAGGATGAGTGAAACTGACGAACGCGAAATCAAGATGATCGTCGCAATGGTTCGACCGGACAAACTCGGTGACGTCAAGAAAGCCCTCGCGGAGGTCGGCGCACCGTCGCTGACAGTCACCAACGTCTCCGGGCGGGGCTCACAGCCCGCCAAGAAAGGGCAGTGGCGCGGTGAGGAGTACGTCGTCGACCTCCACCAGAAGGTCAAGATCGAGTGTGTCGTCGCCGATACCCCGGCCGGGGATGTCGTCGAGGCGATCAAGGAGGGTGCCCACACTGGCGAGAAAGGCGACGGGAAGGTATTCGTCCTGCCCGTCGAGGAGGCCCACCAGGTCCGGACAGGCGAAAGCGGGCCGGACGCGGTGTAAAGCGCCGGGGATGGTCGACGAGATCGACAGGGCGGTCGTGAACGCGCTGTTGGAGGACGGCAGAGCCAGCGCACGCGATGTCGCCACCGAGACCGGCGTCGCGGCGACGACCGTCTCACGACGGATGGACGAACTGGAGTCGGCCGGTGTCATCGAGAAGTACACGGCCCGCGTCGACTACGGTGCCCTCGGCTACGACGTGACGGCGGTGTTCCAGCTCTCAGTCGACGGTGACGGACTCGTCGAGGTCACCGAGTCGATGGGCGATCAGCACAACCTGCTGGCCGTCTACGAGGTCACGGGCAGCCACGACATCGTCGCGGTCGGGAAGTTCCAGGACACCGACGAGATGAACGCCTACATCAAACGGCTGGTGACAGACGAACACGTCCGATCGGTCTCGACGTCGATCGTCCTGAACGCGGTCCGCGAGCACGAACAGTTCCCGGTCGACGAGGACGACCAGTAACGTCCCGTTTTTTTCCTCGGTGTCGGTTCCCAGGAAAGTATTACCAACAGGTGTAGTCCTATATAACCCGAACCGAATTGTCTCCCACGATGGATAGTGAACAATCATCTAGGCGTGCGGTCCTTCGGGCCGTCGCAGCCGGGACCGCAACAGTTGGCGGGGCCGGCTGTATGGGTGGCGGCGGCGAGAGCGGGTCGACGGCGACACCGAGCCGCTACGCCAACCAGCCCGTCGGCGAAGACAGTGTCACGTTCGGCTTTCCGGTCGCCCTGTCGGGACCGTTCGGCTCGGACGGAGAGCGCCAGGAACGGGGGTTCAGACTCGCGGTCAAACATCTCAACGAGGGTGGCGGCTGGGTCGACAGCGAGAGGTTCGCTGCCCTGAGTGGGGACGGCGTGCTCGGGCGGACCGTCGAGATGGTAACCGGTAATACGGAGTCCTCGCCCGATACCGCCGTCAGTGTCGCCCGGGATCTCGTCGGCTCGGAGGGCGCGGTGATGATCGCCGGGGGGTCCTCGGCCAACACCGCAGTGAAGCTCCTCGATCTCTGTCATCCCCGTGGCGTCGTCCACATGATCGGGTTCGCACCGGGGACAAACGTCACCGGAGCCGACTGTTCACGGTACGGGTTCCAGGAGATGTTCAACCCGAAGATGGCGGCACAAGCACTCATGCCGGTGTTGCTCGACCGGTTCGGTGAGCGTGCGAGCGTCTACGGGCTGCACGCGAACTCGGATTTCGGCTTCACGCAGGCGAACGAACTGCGGCGGGCGATGCTCGACAACAACTGGGATTACCAAGGGGATACGCAGACGACCGTCGGAACCTCCGACTACGGCCCGCAGCTCGAAGAGGCAAAAGCCGCGAACCCGGACGTGTTGGCCCTCTCCTACCGTGGGATCGACGGCGCGAACGCGATCCGACAGGCGAGCGAGGTGTTCGACGACATCGAGATCGTCGCGCCGCTGTTGAGTCCGACGACCGCGGAGCTGGCTGGCGAGGCCATCGAGGGCGTCCTCGGGACGATCTCGTGGGACCCAAGCATCGACACGCCGCTGTCGAAGACGTTCCGTGACTCGTTCCAACAGGAGTTCGGATCGCCGGAGGACCGGCCCAACTGGCGGCTCGGGTCCGATCAGGCCCACCTCGCTTACGGGCAGACGCTCCAGTACGCGGCAGCGGTCGAACGCGCCGGCACGTTCGAACCCCCGTCGGTCATCAGGGAACTCGAAGGCCACCAGTACGCGATGGGGATCGGCCAGGAGACGATGCGAGCCTGTGACCACCAGGCGATCCGCCCGGTCCCGGTCGTCGAAGGGCTCCCGGCCGCCGAGCAGGCCGAGAGTCGGTACTACGACTCCGTGACGATCGCTCGGAACGTCGGCTACGCCTGTAACGAGGACCCGGCCGACGACTGTCGGGAGCTGGGGCCGTACGAGCCGACGACAGAGGTGGAGTGACGGCGGGGAAGACGTATACACGATCGACCAAATACGTAGCTATGAGTCTGGAAGTCGATGTCAGAAAGCTCGACCTGTTCAACCAGATGGCCAAGGAGGGATCGAGCACCGTCGCCGATCACCTCGGGCAACTGACTGGGCTCGACGCCGGAGTCCGGACCTCACAGATCAACTTCCTCGACATCGAGGACGTCAAGACACACATCGGGACCGACCGTCGCGTCGGGATCTACGTCACGCTGGAAGAGGCCCCACACGGCTACGTGTTGTTCATGCTCGAACCGGCAGACAGCAAGCGTCTGGCCGGCGCGATGATGGGCGGGATGGGCGACCCGAGCGAGGGAGAGGGGTTCAGCGAGATGGAACGGTCGGCGATGCAGGAGATCGGCAACATCATGACCTCGGGTTTCATCGACGGGTGGGCGAACGTCCTCCGGACGACCATCGACATGGGGACGCCGAACTTCGTTTACGGGCCGGCAAACGGCATCGTCGACGAGATGGGCGGGTGGCCCGACTCGGAACTCGTCTTCGTTATCAACTCCCGGATCACCGTCGACGACGGCGATCTCGGGATGACCGTCTACACCTTCCCGGAACTGGCGGCGCTGGTCGATCTCATCCAGAACATCGACCTCGAAACGGACGTCGCCGAGGACACCGACGCGGACGACGTGCTCTGAACCGCTCAGGTCGACCGCGAACACAGCAACCGCAGGGTCGCCCGTGTGTCGATCTCCGCGACGGTCTCCGGCGGGGCGGGCTCTGAAACCACGGCCGGCGAGAGCCGATCGAGGAAGTCCGTGGCGGCCCGCGACCCCGTGCCGAGCGTCGTCTCACACGCCTCGATAGCCGCGTCGGTGTCGTAGACGGCCATCAGCGGCCGGCACCGCCCGGCGATCCGCGGGACGGCTCCGTCACCGCGACACTGCTCGAACAGCGTTTCGACGAGCGAGGGGTCGACGAACGGCGTGTCACAGGCGGCGACGACCGTCCACGCGCCGCGGGCGACCCGACAGCCGGTCCGGATGCCGGCGACCGGACCGCCGTCGGGAACCGGATCGATCGCGTAGCGCAGGTCGTGGTCGCCCACAGCCTCGTCGATGGCTGCCCGTTGCTCGTCGCGGCAGTTGACGACGACCTCGTCGACTCCCTCCGAGACGCTGTCGACGACCTGCCGGATCAGCGGGTCGCCGTCGAGTTCGGCGACCGCCTCGTCTTGCTGGCCGAAGCGGGTGGAGTGCCCCCCGGCCAGGACGACCGCGGACCGCATCAGTCGTCCCCGGAGACGGCCGCGTCCGTTCCGCCCGCGCTCCCGACGAACCCGGCGGTGTTGGCGACCTTCGCGACCTCGGGGCGGAACACCCACGCCGACAGCAACACGATGGGGATCATCGAGGCCGCGACGACGGAGTAGCCCAGGTGGAGGTTCGCCAGCCACGGCGCGGAGTAGATCAGCGGGTAGACGATGCCGCCGACGGTACCGACGCCGCCGACGACGCCCGCGACCGCCCCGGAGCTGTTGGGGAACATCGAGGGGACCATCGCGAAGATCGACCCCTCGGCGAACGCACAGGCCGTGCCGACGAGGAAGCCGACGGCCACGGCACCCATCAGAACCCCCGAGAGGCCGGCCAGCGTCATCCCGAACATGGTCAGGACGACGAAACACAGCGTGACGAACGTCCACTGCTCGCGGTAGCGCCCGGTGAAGAAGGGGAGGATGTTCCGTTCCGTGCGGGCGAGCACGTCGCTGACGTAGCCACCGATGGGCCGCAGGAGCCCCGCGGCCACGGAGAACGTCGCCGCGAACGTACTCGCGATGACGAGGTTGTCCTGGTTGAACGCCTCACGGTAGTAGGTCGCGAGCCAGCCGTTCATCGACAGTTCGAGGCCGAAGGTCATCACGTACGCCAGCGCGAGGACGACCGTCCCGTAGCGGGTGGCGGTGTGGAGCCAGTCTTTGAAGCTCGCGTTGTCCTTGGTCGCCTGGCGCTTCTCCTCGCTCTTTGCGGCCTCACCCAGCGTGTAGTAGGCGACCGCCAGTCCGACGGAGACGACACCGGTGTAGAAGAAGGCCGCTCGCCAGTTCGTCGAGAACAGCGGTCCGCTCCACCCGCTGCCGAACACCCGCGGGAGGATGAGCGCGCCGCCCGCGGCACCGGCGTTGCCCACGCCGGCGTAGATGCCCTCTGCCAGCCCGAGGTTCTCCTCCTCGAACCACTCGGCGACGTGCTGGATGCCGATGACGAACGTGATCCCGGCCGTCGCGACGATGATCCGGGTCACGAAAAACAGCGAGTAGTCCCGCATGAACGCACTCGCCATCGAGAACAGCCCGACGTAGGCCAGCACGATGGCGAAGATGGCCGGCGCGCCGAACTTATCGGAGAGCCACCCGGTCAGCATCCGGCCGAACGGTGCCATCCAGATGGCCGAACTGGCGAGAATCCCGATCTCGGCCGTCGACAGGCCGAACTCCTCGGCCATCGGTCCCGTAAACGGCGCGAACGAGAACCAGATCAGGAACGAGAAGTTGAACCCGATCGTCGCCAGCAGCAGGGTCCGGTACTTCGTCATCTTGATCAGACCCATGCTACCACCTCCGCGGGCGTGGACGGCCGTGGGCGAACGATAGTTCTCGATTGTATTTCACGAACTTTATCCCAATTTTCCACTACGTTCGAGCACATTGTAGCTGTATTACCCAATGAAGCAATATCCTATAACGGTATCCGTTTACAAAACTGCAATTAGCTCGGAGTTGGCGGACGAGCGGCAAATGTGGGTGTCGCTACACCGGTTTTGCCGGCCGGATTTCCCAACGTCAAATAGTCGATGGGGTATCTGTGGAATCGTCAATCGGGAGTTCCCCCCGCTGTTCGGCGACGAGGAGGCATCGATCGGTAGCGGGTGGAAAAATTGTGTATGTTTGTTTCCTGTATCGTGATATTTTCACCAATCAGAAGGCCTATTTGGTAGTTTAGATAACAATACCCTAAGTATAAACCGTGGAAATGGCCGAACATCATATCACTCCACTCCGGTGTCGAACAGTCGAACACCGGACGTGGACGCGGTTCAGTACCCGCACGCGAGCGGCGTCGATGGACAACGGGTGTCCGGAGGTGACCCGAGGATGACCCAGTGGAAACCGACGACCTGTATGCGGTGTGCGGTCGGCTGTGGACAGCTCCAGCGTGGCGTCGACGAGGGATACGGTGTCGACGAGGTCCAGGGCAACCACAGACATCCCACGGCCAACGGCCTCGCCTGCGAGCGGGGTATCCGGGAGACGAAAAACCCCGACGGGGAGTGGTTGACCGAGCCACTGATCAGGCGTGGGGACACCCTCCGACCGACGACCTGGGATACGGCGCTCGGAACCGTCGCCGCGGAGTTCCTCCGGGCGATCGGCGACGGGCGCGACTCGGTGGCGGTGCTGGGCAGCGGGCAACAGACCAACGAGGCGGCCTACGCGCTGGGGAAACTGGCCCGAGGGGGAATCGGGACCAGACACTTCGACGCCAACACGACGCTGTGTATGGCCAGTGCTGTCACCGCCTACTACGACGCCTTCGCCAGTGACGCGCCACCCTGTACCTACGACGATATCCCGGCCGCCGATACCCACCTCGTCTGGGGGGCGAACCCGGCGGTCGCCCATCCGGTGTTGTACCGGTGGCTCCTCGATAGCGCCAACGAGACGGACGGACGGTTGGTCGTCGTCGATCCGGTCGCCAGCGAGACCGCCGCCGACGCCGACCGCCACGTGGCGCTCGAACCCGGCACTGATCTCGTCCTCGCGCGCGCAGTCCTCGCTCAGCTGGTCGAGACCGGCGGGATCGACCGGGAGTTCGTCGAGGAGTACACCGAGGGGTACGAACAGCTCGTGGCCGACCTGCCGGACGTAGCGACCGCCGCGGAGACCGCGGGAGTCACCACCGAGACTGTCGCCGATCTCGCCGAGGCCTTCGCCGATCCGACGCTGCTGTACTGGGGGATGGGCGTCAACCAGAGCACCCACGGCACCGCCACCGCACGGATGCTCATCAACCTCTGTCTGGCGACCGGGAACCTGGGGCCGGGCAGTGGCCCGTTCTCGTTGACGGGGCAGGCCAACTCGATGGGGACGCGGGTCTGCTCCTCGAAGGGGACCTGGCCCGGCCACCGATCCTTCGAGGACCCGGACAACCGGGCGCTGATCGCCGAGGCGTGGGACGTGCCCGTCGATCGGCTGCCCGCCGATCCGGGTCCAGGTCCGGTCGGCATCGTCGACAGGATCAACCGCGGCCACGTCGACGCCTGCTGGGTCGTCGCGACGAACCCGGCCGCGGGGATGCCCCACGCGACGAACGTCAAGCGCGCGCTCGACGACGTGTTCCTCGTCGTCCAGGACGCCTTCCGCTCGGAGACCGTCGAACACGCCGACGTAGTCCTGCCGGCGGCGACCTGGGGGGAGAGCGAGGGGACGGTGATGAACATGGAACGGCGTATCTCCAGGGTCACCGCCGTCAGCGACGTCATCGACACCGTCAGACACGACCTCGACATCATCGCCGAGATCGGGAACCGGATCGAACCGGGACTGTTCGACGACCCACCGCTTTCCCCCGAGTCGGTCTTCGACGAGATCCGCGACCTCACCGCCGGGACGCCCGCGGACTGTTCGGGGATCACCTACGACCGCCTGGCGGAGGAACTGGCGGTCCGCTGGCCCGCGCCCGACGCCACCAGCGAAGGCGGCTATCGCTACGTCGACGGCGAGGACTGGACCTTCCCGACCGACTCCGGACGTGCCCGCTTCTCCACGCCGACGACCTACGAGGGCGTCCCGGAACCGACCGATCCCGAGTACCCGCTGTTGCTGACGACCGGCCGGCGTGCCGGGGCCTACAACACCGGCGTTCGCAACCGCGAAACCGCCGAGGACGTACCGAGCGCGCGCATCAATCCCGAGACCGCGGGCCAGTACGTCGAGTTGCTGGATCGGGGCCGGACCGTCGTCGAGTCCCGCCGGGCGAACGTCACCGTCACGCTCGTCCCGGACGACAGCATCCCGCCCGGAGCGATCTGGATGGATCTCCACCACCCGTCGGTCAACGACCTGACGCTCCCGGCGATCGATCCCGACTCCAACGAGCCCAACTACAAACAGTGTGCGGTCCGTCTGGCGGCGCCGGACAGGTCCTCACCGGTCACTCGCGGCGGCGTCCACACGGGAACGGTCGTCAGACGATAACCGGCTACTCCAGCAGTTCCGGTGCGACGTCGTAGGCGACGGCCGCCCGTTGTGCCGTCGGCGGGTCCGACGAATCCGGGAGCACCTCCTCGTTCCGGTCCTCGTGCATGGTCAGTCGTCCGCCGAGAGCGGTTGGCCGCTGGCGTCTGTCGGTGCCGGGCTCTCGCCGTCGTCGAACGGATACCACGACTGTTTCCCGTCGGCCAGGCAGGGGTCGGTGTACCCCTCGACCTCCGCTGGTTCGGCCAGCTCGACGATGGTCTCGTGACCGGTGGCGTCGACCCACTCGCGGAAGGTCTGGCCCTCCGAACGGAGCGCGGAGTAGGCCTCGACGATGTTCTTGATCATCCCGGGCAACTCGTCGGCCGGGACCCGCTGGCGGACCCACTCGATGAACGTCGGTTCCTCGCCGACACCGCCGCCGACGCCGACGTCTACCGCCTCGACCATCTGGCCGTCCTTGCGGGCACGCATCCCCTGGAGGCCGATGTCGGCAGTCATCGCCTGGCCGCAGTCGGCCGTACAGCCCGAGAAGTGCATCTTGATGCGGTCCACGTCGTCGGGGACGTCGACGTTGTCGCCCAGCCACCGCAGCAGGCGGGCCATCCGGGCTTTCGTCTCGGTGAGCGCCAGCGAACAGAACTCCGTCCCGGTACAGGCCATCGCGCCCTGGACGAACGGGTTGGGCTCGGGCGAGTGTTTCTCCAGCAGCGGCTCGTTGAGCAGGTTCGACAGGTTCCCGTCGGGCACGTCCATGATGAGGGGGTTCTGCCGGCGGGTCAACCGCACTTCACCGGAGCCGTACGCGTCCGCGAGGTCCGCGAGCTCGATCGCGTCCTCGGCCGACAGGCGGCCGACCGGCACCGAGAGGCCGACGTAGTTCTTGTCGTCTTTCTGGTCGTAGACACCGACGTGGTCGTGGGCGCCGTACTCGGTGGGCTTGCCCGCGTTGTACGTGTACTCCCCGCGGAAGTCGGTCCCGGCGGTCTCGAACTCGAAGTCCAGCCGTTCGTCCAGTTCCTCCCGGATGGCGTCGG
Above is a window of Haloarcula halophila DNA encoding:
- a CDS encoding nitrite/sulfite reductase, with the translated sequence MAHKKEDIKGELYGDEVREKLEEFAERGWESIPEDEREEWFSRFKFWGVFHHRGGQESYFMMRLTNCGGILEPNQLRAIGEVAREYAQGPAENPEFGNGWIDFTTRQSIQLHWLKLEDIPEIWEKLEAVGVSSRSAGGDTMRNISGCPVAGKGEEYVDSRPILDEIQETIRDDNDLANMPRKFNISVSGCKQGCAQDAINDIGLEPAHKFIDGDEVEGFNVRVGGGLGGREPRNARPLDLFVRPEHAVETVRAFVEFYHEAGNRQNRSKNRARFFVDEHGTDAIREELDERLDFEFETAGTDFRGEYTYNAGKPTEYGAHDHVGVYDQKDDKNYVGLSVPVGRLSAEDAIELADLADAYGSGEVRLTRRQNPLIMDVPDGNLSNLLNEPLLEKHSPEPNPFVQGAMACTGTEFCSLALTETKARMARLLRWLGDNVDVPDDVDRIKMHFSGCTADCGQAMTADIGLQGMRARKDGQMVEAVDVGVGGGVGEEPTFIEWVRQRVPADELPGMIKNIVEAYSALRSEGQTFREWVDATGHETIVELAEPAEVEGYTDPCLADGKQSWYPFDDGESPAPTDASGQPLSADD